The stretch of DNA GAGCGAAACGCCGCGCCGAATCAACCGCCGCCGCAACAACTGCTTGCCGCGCGCCAGACGCCCCTGCACCGTCGCGACGGTGACGTCGGTCGCCTCGGCGATCGCGCGGCGGCTCTGGCCTTCGAGGTAACGCATCACCAGCGGCGTCTGGTAACGCATCGGCAGCTCCATCAACTCCTCGGCGAGCGTCGCGATCGTCTGTCGGCCGCTGAGGTCGGGGAACTCGGCTTCGCTCGGCGCCGTGGGGTCGAGCGCCAGGGCTTCTTCGCGGCGCGAAGCGAGTCGCTTCCGCGCCCGCAGGCTGGTTCGGTAGGCGACGCGGAACAGCCAGCCGGCGGCCGACTCGCTGGCGCCGATCTGCCGCGCGCTCTTCACGAGCAAGAGGAAGGTGGCTTGGAAGGCGTCCTCGGCGTCTTGCTGGCGGCGGAGCGTCTGCCGACAGACGCGCCACACCATCGCGGCGTGACGCTCGACGAGCTTGTCGAACGCGGCCGGGTCGCCGTGCCGGGTAAAGAGCCGCAGCAGCTCGCCGTCGGACTCGACGAGCCCGTCACCAGTGACGGCCCGGACTTGCGGCAGCGTCGGCGGCGCCGCCGCCGGCAAACGAGAGGGGCCGGGAGACGAGGGCCAGAGATCGGGGGACGCCGACACGGCAAACCGGGGGCTGGGACCAACAGGGGGGCGGCTTCTGCCCTATTAGTGTCCCCCGGCGCGGGATCGAACCGGAAATTCTTCTGAGAAATTGGGGCGAGCGCGAAGGCGGCTGTCGGCGAGCCGGCGATGTTAATCGTCGGTGGGAAGCTCGCACCTGCTTCCCACCGAGGACTCACGTCCCCGGCTCGCCGACGCTCGCTTGGTCAGACCGCGCCAGACCCGCGCCAGATCGCCCAGGATGCGTTCTAGCGGGGGTTCGCGCTGCAGGTGGACAAATGTATCGACCGCGCGTTCGGCGAGAAATGCAAGCCATTGAGCAGCATGTCCGTTTCGCAGTGAGATTCAGAGCTGCGAAACGATCGATGGCGAGCCGGCGACGTGAGTCGTCGGTGGGAAGCGCCATCGATCGTCAGAGATTGGTTGAGTTCCACCGACGACTCACGTCGCCGGCTCGCCTCAGTTCATCAACTTCACGCCGTTCTCCGCTAGCTCGATCGCCAGGTGGCGGGCGACGCGGTTGGCGGCCTCTTGGTCGTCGTGGTGGACGAAGACCAGGGTGGGCATCCCCTCGCCCTGGAGGACCTCGATCTGGAGCTCCCGGCCGGTGCGGTCGAGCTGGCGGCGGACCATGCGGCTGGCGCGCTCGGTCGCTTGGCCGAAGAGGTCCGGCTTTGAAAACCAGACGTCGCCGTGCTCGTGGTAGTCGGCCTTCTCGAGTTGCTCTTCCGGCGTGGCGGCGGGGGAGCGGTTGACGTGCAGGACGTGAGAGACCGAACAGCTGAGGACGAAGTCTTCGGCGGTCGTGCGGACGAGGCCGCCCTGGAGGACTTCGACGTAGGGTTTCCTCTCCAGCTGCACGGCTGCGTAGACGGCGAGCGACGTGGCGGTCGAGGCGCAAAGGCCTGCCAAAACAATTAGCAACGGGCGCATGAGGACAGTCCGCTAGGGGGGCCGCAGGGCGGGGAAGGCGGGAGACGCAGCGCCTAGCGGGCGGCGCGTCTTTTCTCGGGGCACGCAATGCAGCGGGTGGGGGGCTGCGGCGGGGGCGTGCGCTATTTCGTTACTCGATCTACCGATTGAGCAACCGTCGTGCCAATCGCGGCACGGCAGCGAGCGTATCCGAGAACTCCTGACTCGACCCTCCCGCGACCGGGGGGTCAGCCGGCCGATGCTGCGCTGCGTCCCACGGTCACCCTTTGCGAACGCTTGAGCGACTGTGTTGGGCTTTGCAGGAGACGCTCGATCTCTTCGGCGGACTTCCCTTGATCGAGCATGTCGCGCATCAACTCGGCCTCGGTTTCACGCCGCCGGACCGACTCCCACGCCTTCGCGGCCGAGACGCCGACGGCAATGGCGATCGCCGTGAGACAACCGATCGTGCTGATCACCAACACAAACTTCAGGTCGGCATTCATGTCGCTGAAGATGGTGGTGAACAGACCCTCCGAAAGGAGCGGGTGGATCATGGCGGTATCTCCGTGAGAAGTGGGGGTTAAGCGATTCGAACTTATGGCCGCTGGAGGGACTCAAGCCGTTGGCGAGGCGTGTTTTATCGGCATCGCGGCGATCCGCTCGGCCTCATCGACGGCAAGGCCGCTTTCGATCATCTCGCGCTTGAGGCGGCGGTCGGCTTCGTTGTCGGCGAAGATGCGGACCTGCTTAACGACCCCCTTGATGACCGAGGCGCCGCAGCCGAAGGCGACGATCAGCACCACCATGTTGAACGGCGGCGGGATATCCAGCAGGCGGCTGAAGACGCTTTCCTGAGTCGAAGGGTCCATCGCCTGCGCGAACATCGGCAGGTTCTCAATAAGGCTGGGAAGAGATAGGAACATAGGAGGAATCTCCGCTAGCCGGGGGGCGCGCGTCGGGGGCCCGATCACGGCAGTTTACACGAGACGTATCCGAAGCCTTTCGCCTCGGCGGGGCCGTTCTTGGCGATTGCCGCAAAATTTTCCCGGGGCCGGTGGCGGCGCGGCGGGACGACCCAGCTTGACGGGAACTGCCTAATTCTTGGGCGGCGACTGCCTGCCGCTCGTTGACAGCAAACCCCGCCGTTTCTAGGGTGAGAGGCTATCGACTAGGTTCCAGGGGGCGCCGTTGGTGGCGACGCGAGGCGCCCCCGCCTGAGTCGGCAGCAGGTCTCCCCACCGCGGAAGGGCAAGTGGCCCAAGCAGACGATCCCACCGGCCCCGCTGACGGCCACAACCACCCTTCCGCGGCCGCCCCTTCGTCGGCTGCCCCTACCACCGCGGCCAAGCCGTGGGGCGGGGTCTTTGACGCCGCCACCGACGCCCGCGTCGAGGCGTTCAGTGAGAGCGTCTCCTACGACCGCCGCCTCTTCCAGCAGGACATCCGCGGCTCGGTCGCCCACGCCACGATGCTCGCCGCCGTCGGCGTGCTGACCGACGACGAGAAGAACCAGATCATCGAGGGGCTCACCCAGATCGGCTGGGAGATCGCCGCCGGCAAGTTCGTCTTCAAGCAAGAGCTCGAAGACGTCCACATGAACATCGAGCGGGCCCTCGTTGACCGCATCGGCGACGTCGGCCGCAAGCTCCACACGGGCCGCAGTCGCAACGACCAGGTGTCGCTCGACTTCCGCATGTGGGTCCGCGACGCGATCGATCAGCTCGACCAGTTGCTGGCTGACCTCCAGCGGGCGTTCGTCGGCCGCGCCGCCCAAGACGAAGGCGTCATCCTCCCGGGCTACACGCACCTGCAGCGGGCCCAACCCGTGCTGGCGGCCCACTACTGGCTCGCCTACGTCGAGAAGTACCAACGCGACCGCGACCGCCTCGCCGACTGCCGCAAGCGGGTGAACCTGCTGCCGCTGGGCACCGCGGCGATGGCCGGCACGACGATCCCGATCGACCGCCAGATGGTTGCCGATGATCTGGGCTTCGAAGGCCTCGTCGCGAACAGCCTCGACTCGTCGAGCGACCGCGACTTCGCCGTTGAGTTTGTCGCGGCGCTATCGCTGATTGCAGTGCACCTGTCGGGCTGGGCCGAGGAGTGGATCCTGTGGAGCACCACAGAGTTCAACTTCATCAAGCTGCCGCAGCAGTTCTGCACCGGCAGCTCGATCATGCCGCAGAAGATCAATCCGGATGTGCTGGAGCTAACACGTGGCAAGAGCGCGCGGGTGATCGGCTCGCTGCAAAGCCTGCTGGTGCTCACCAAGGGCCTGCCGCTCGCCTACAACCGCGACCTGCAAGAGGACAAAGAACGCGTCTTCGACGCGGCGGACACGGTGCGGAAGTGCCTGGAGCTGGCGGCGCCGCTCGTCGCGGGGTCGGAGCTGAAGCGTGAGTCGATCGCCGAGCGGCTGGACCGCGGCTACCTCGACGCCACCACGTTCATGGAGCACCTGATCCACCTCGGCGTGCCGCAGCGCACCGCGCACGGCATCGTCGGCAAGCTGGTGGGCCAGGCGATGAAGGCCGAGGTGCGGCTCGCGGACCTGCCGCTGGCGGCCTACCAAGAGCTTTGCCCCGAGCTCGACGAGTCGCTCTACAACGTGCTGGGCGTCGAGCACGCGGTGCAGGCGTTCCGCAGCGTCGGCTCGACCCGCCCCGAGCTGGTGGCCGAGCAGGTGAAGCTCTGGAGCCATCGTCTGGGTACGAACGCCGGGTTGGGGATGAACGAGACGAAGCCATCATGAAATCCATCGCGACGTTCACGCTGCTCCTGCTAACGACCGTCGCGCAAGCGGCGAGCCCCGCCGTCGAGGCGACGCTCGCCCTGCCGCGCACGCAGCCACGACACTACGTCGAAGCGGCGCTGACGCTCCTCGACCTCGGCGCGGCGGAGGAAGCGGAGACGATCGTCACCGAGTTCGAGGGTCTGTCGCTATCCGACGAACAGTACGTCGCGCTCGTGGACCAGCTCGGCACGGCGCGGCTGGCGCGGCTCGGCCGAGAAGTCCCCGCCGCCGCCCCGATCGTCGATCAAGCGCTGGCCGCGGCGAGCGCGGCCGCCACGTCGCCCGAGCGAATGCAGGGGCTCGTCGATCGGCTCACCGGCGAACGTGAACAAGCCCTCGCCGCGATCAGTGCGCTGCGGCTCACCGGCAAGGCGGGCGTCGATTACTGCATGGCGCAACTCGCCGAGGCCGACGACCCCAAGCTCCGCGCGCGGCTGCGCGAGGCGCTGGTGGCGCTCGACCCGATCAGCCAGCCGGCGATTTTTGAAGCGACCGGCAGCGACAGCGAAGCGGTCGCCACCGAAGCGGCGTATGCCCTTGGCCGCTTGGCGGAACTGGGCCGTATCCGGACGTCGATCGCCCCGGCGCTAGTGGCCGGACGGGTCGGCAAGCCCGGCCCCGCGGGCGAAGCCGCCCATTGGGCTTATCGCCAACTCACCGGCAAGCTGCCGACGGACGAAGACGCCCTGCGGCGGCTCGATGCGGCGATCGACGAGCTGCTCGCCGGCACGGTGCTCTTCACCGACGGCGTCGAGGCGCCGGCGAACTTCAATGTTCAACTCGCCGCCCGACTTGCTGCGGACCAAGCCGCGTTGCTCCCTGGCGGCAAGCGGCCCGCGCGGCAGGCGCTGTTGCTGGCGCTCGAGACCGGCGACGAAGGGGCGATCGCCACGACTTCGACCGAGGACGTCTCCGCCGTGCTCGGCGACGCGCTCGCTCGCAAACTGCACACGGCCGCCCGGCTCGCCGCCCAGACGCTCGGTCAGCGGGGCGACGAAGCGGCCCTGCACACAGCGAACGGCGAGCTGGCGCCACTCGCCAAGGCCCTCGAGTCGCCCCACCCCGCCGTCCGCTTCGCCGCGGCCGAGGCGATCGTCGCCATCAACCCGCAGCGGCCCTTCGCCGGCTCCAGCCGCTTGGCCGACGCCCTGCTCTACCTCGCCGCCGCCGAGGGAGACGACATCGCCGTCGTCGCCTCGCCGCAACTCGCCCGCGCGGGTGAGACGGCCGGCTGGCTGATGGGCGCGGGGTTCGTCGCGCTGCCAGCGAACCGCGGCGAAGACGCGCTGCGGATCGCCACCGCATCGCCCGACACGACGCTCGTCCTCATCGACATGTCGGTGAGCCTCCCCGGCGCCCGTGAGACCATCTTTCGGCTGCGGCGTTCGCCCGAGACGGCGCTCGTGCCGATCGCGGTGCTCGCCGCTGACGGCCGATTGAGCGAAGCCCAGCGGATCGCCGACGAACACGGCGGCGAAGCGGCGGGCGTCATCGCCCTGGCTAGGCCGCACTCGCCCGAGGCGACCGCGTCGATGGCCCAGCGGCTCGTGGCCCTCGCGCCGGCCGACTGGCCCCACGCCGACGCACGCCTCCGCCACGCCGTAGCGGCGAAGCAGGCGATCGCCGGGCTCCTCGCCGACGGCCCGAGTATCTATGGCTTCGACCGTCGTACCGAACAGGTCGCGGTCGTCGCCGGTCTCGGTAAGAGCGAGGAATCGCTGGCGACGCTGGTGGCGCTCGGCACGCCCGAGAGCCAGCAACGGCTGCTCGACGCCGCGAGCCT from Botrimarina mediterranea encodes:
- the argH gene encoding argininosuccinate lyase, yielding MAQADDPTGPADGHNHPSAAAPSSAAPTTAAKPWGGVFDAATDARVEAFSESVSYDRRLFQQDIRGSVAHATMLAAVGVLTDDEKNQIIEGLTQIGWEIAAGKFVFKQELEDVHMNIERALVDRIGDVGRKLHTGRSRNDQVSLDFRMWVRDAIDQLDQLLADLQRAFVGRAAQDEGVILPGYTHLQRAQPVLAAHYWLAYVEKYQRDRDRLADCRKRVNLLPLGTAAMAGTTIPIDRQMVADDLGFEGLVANSLDSSSDRDFAVEFVAALSLIAVHLSGWAEEWILWSTTEFNFIKLPQQFCTGSSIMPQKINPDVLELTRGKSARVIGSLQSLLVLTKGLPLAYNRDLQEDKERVFDAADTVRKCLELAAPLVAGSELKRESIAERLDRGYLDATTFMEHLIHLGVPQRTAHGIVGKLVGQAMKAEVRLADLPLAAYQELCPELDESLYNVLGVEHAVQAFRSVGSTRPELVAEQVKLWSHRLGTNAGLGMNETKPS
- a CDS encoding PleD family two-component system response regulator; protein product: MKSIATFTLLLLTTVAQAASPAVEATLALPRTQPRHYVEAALTLLDLGAAEEAETIVTEFEGLSLSDEQYVALVDQLGTARLARLGREVPAAAPIVDQALAAASAAATSPERMQGLVDRLTGEREQALAAISALRLTGKAGVDYCMAQLAEADDPKLRARLREALVALDPISQPAIFEATGSDSEAVATEAAYALGRLAELGRIRTSIAPALVAGRVGKPGPAGEAAHWAYRQLTGKLPTDEDALRRLDAAIDELLAGTVLFTDGVEAPANFNVQLAARLAADQAALLPGGKRPARQALLLALETGDEGAIATTSTEDVSAVLGDALARKLHTAARLAAQTLGQRGDEAALHTANGELAPLAKALESPHPAVRFAAAEAIVAINPQRPFAGSSRLADALLYLAAAEGDDIAVVASPQLARAGETAGWLMGAGFVALPANRGEDALRIATASPDTTLVLIDMSVSLPGARETIFRLRRSPETALVPIAVLAADGRLSEAQRIADEHGGEAAGVIALARPHSPEATASMAQRLVALAPADWPHADARLRHAVAAKQAIAGLLADGPSIYGFDRRTEQVAVVAGLGKSEESLATLVALGTPESQQRLLDAASLETRPITDRNAAADAFTESVRTHGILLTTDQIRRQYDRYNLSASAPEETQAVLGRLLDVIERKGK